A single Drosophila miranda strain MSH22 chromosome XR, D.miranda_PacBio2.1, whole genome shotgun sequence DNA region contains:
- the LOC108153767 gene encoding glutamate dehydrogenase, mitochondrial-like → MLRKLRKYPRDFTKISVQPWHRRLHKIPEHLQKVETEKDPEFSSMVMYYYHKAAQLLEKELIRQMDVYSYMTAEQKSQRVEGILLRIGSVNTALEVNFSIKRQDRYEVITGYRAHHSLHRLPLKGGIRYATDVTGSEVKALAAIMSFKCACVNIPFGGSKGGICIDPKRYSFDELQTITRRYTMELLKRNMIGPGVDVPAPDVNTSGREMAWMEDQYSKTFGFKDISAKAIVTGKPLNLGGVRGRESATGRGVWKSADIFLQDKDWMDQLGWQTGWKDKRIVVQGFGNVGSFASKFAFEAGAKIVGIKESDVSLTNPEGIDIEDLMAYKGEKGSLKGYPKAGESKEDLLLADCEILIPCATQKVITSENAKDIKAKFILEGANGPTTPAAEKILIDRGVLILPDMFCNAGGVTVSYFEYLKNINHVSYGRMSAKRISQTINALFDSINESLSKCDIKCPHIEPSERLKRFRDAREEDIIDAALQTVMEMSALGIKKTAIKFNIRKDLRTAAYIWSTLKIFQVMDGSGMW, encoded by the exons ATGCTTCGAAAGCTGCGTAAATATCCTCGAGATTTCACGAAGATCAGCGTTCAGCCATGGCATCGACGGCTGCACAAGATCCCCGAGCATTTGCAGAAGGTGGAGACCGAAAAGGATCCCGAATTCTCGTCGATGGTCATGTACTACTACCACAAGGCCGCCCAGCTGCTGGAGAAGGAACTGATCCGCCAGATGGACGTGTACTCGTACATGACGGCCGAACAGAAGTCGCAGCGAGTGGAGGGGATCCTGCTGAGGATCGGGAGTGTGAACACCGCCCTGGAGGTGAACTTCAGCATCAAGCGGCAGGATAGGTACGAGGTGATCACAGGGTATCGGGCCCATCATTCACTGCATCGACTGCCCCTCAAGGGTGGCATTCGCTATGCCACAGACGTGACCGGCAGCGAAGTGAAGGCCCTGGCCGCCATCATGTCCTTCAAGTGCGCCTGCGTGAACATCCCCTTTGGGGGCTCCAAGGGCGGCATTTGCATCGATCCCAAGCGATATTCCTTCGACGAGCTGCAGACCATCACCCGCCGCTACACGATGGAGCTCCTCAAGCGCAACATGATCGGTCCTGGCGTGGATGTCCCTGCCCCGGATGTGAACACCAGTGGCCGGGAGATGGCCTGGATGGAGGATCAGTACAGCAAGACCTTCGGCTTCAAGGACATCAGCGCCAAGGCCATTGTCACGGGGAAGCCGCTCAACTTGGGCGGCGTCCGCGGACGGGAGTCTGCCACGGGACGAGGCGTCTGGAAATCTGCGGACATCTTTCTGCAGGACAAGGACTGGATGGATCAATTGGGCTGGCAGACAGGCTGGAAGGACAAACGGATTGTCGTCCAGGGATTCGGCAACGTGGGCTCCTTTGCCTCCAAATTCGCCTTCGAAGCGGGCGCGAAAATTGTGGGCATCAAGGAGTCGGATGTTTCGCTCACGAACCCCGAGGGCATCGACATTGAA GATCTTATGGCCTATAAAGGCGAAAAAGGTAGCCTCAAAGGTTACCCCAAGGCGGGGGAATCGAAGGAGGATCTTCTGCTCGCCGATTGTGAGATTTTGATACCGTGTGCCACACAAAAGGTCATCACCAGCGAGAATGCCAAGGACATCAAGGCAAAGTTCATACTGGAGGGCGCCAATGGTCCGACGACTCCGGCCGCGGAGAAGATCCTCATCGATCGTGGGGTTCTCATCCTTCCCGATATGTTCTGCAATGCCGGCGGCGTGACGGTCTCCTATTTCGAGTATCTGAAGAACATCAATCATGTGTCCTACGGCCGGATGAGTGCCAAACGGATCTCTCAGACCATCAATGCCCTGTTCGATTCGATTAACGAGTCGCTCAGTAAATGCGACATCAAATGT CCACACATTGAACCCAGCGAGCGACTGAAACGCTTTCGTGATGCCCGCGAGGAGGATATTATCGATGCTGCCCTTCAAACTGTCATGGAAATGTCCGCTCTGGGCATCAAGAAGACTGCCATTAAATTCAATATCCGCAAAGATCTACGAACGGCCGCCTATATCTGGTCCACCCTGAAGATATTCCAGGTGATGGATGGTTCGGGAATGTGGTAA
- the LOC108153672 gene encoding uncharacterized protein LOC108153672, which translates to MATNPSPSNSKRVKGGACCEPPPACCPEPPRERFCHVPEFSPCSAQMCKYFGGHDDPFYPPLDTKECGRSRRGNYDRSLGYPIGVVASSNPVRSGIANQECVRYAGNLKGFAHSYYTRRDEWLPAMIDQVVAEGQVLFSDSEGMEMANDTVNAEVYDENEQRVTRHFKINDFEFAIELEPSIEMPDYPNIISNLRRIMRAFFKHVKYGLFWTPNWYLLIWKEKGVWMVLDLNGRDTDTLKANQDSGYPVLLAFKSLDNVIWLIKKESNLEKTERFTLREIIVVRLVTPGGPGIEVRSFDREHGVRMSEFDVIASDYAYVKSNLHLTLNPKDALRNRSALPVAVASAVASKIDHPATWDQKTYDKVMCYGVNMCKNCWEPCNDLNQPMDLDTFPRQIRMGQFVAEILLSPNIFEGWWKCVPMYKFNDFHLMVEKALEENDYVIFQINNQMYSLWKKGDFIYLMDPYRHHIVGRILEEGEDPKSASVRMFGNIDRLLSVFHQVLLESNRSAIFHIHGLKIRNITECPPGTAPALLPADQEVDVASLNENIRFDENYDKCLEELGDISDYEEDLASEIEPIVEISSSEEMVEEEEGGEGEGGGGGEGDEDDED; encoded by the exons ATGGCAACTAATCCCAGCCCCAGCAATAGCAAACGTGTGAAGGGTGGTGCATGCTGCGAGCCACCGCCGGCCTGTTGTCCAGAACCTCCACG AGAACGATTCTGTCATGTGCCGGAATTCAGTCCCTGCTCTGCGCAAATGTGCAAGTATTTTGGGGGCCACGATGATCCCTTCTACCCGCCGTTGGACACCAAGGAATGTGGTCGGAGTCGTCGCGGCAACTACGACAGATCCTTGGGCTATCCGATCGGTGTGGTGGCCAGCAGCAACCCGGTCAGGTCGGGCATCGCCAATCAGGAGTGTGTACGCTACGCGGGCAACCTCAAGGGCTTCGCCCACAGCTACTATACGCGACGGGACGAATGGCTGCCGGCGATGATCGACCAGGTGGTCGCCGAGGGTCAGGTGCTGTTCAGCGATTCCGAGGGCATGGAGATGGCCAATGACACGGTGAATGCCGAGGTCTACGACGAGAATGAGCAGCGGGTGACGCGCCACTTCAAGATCAACGACTTCGAGTTCGCCATCGAACTGGAGCCGTCCATCGAGATGCCCGACTATCCGAATATCATCTCGAATCTGCGCCGGATCATGCGCGCCTTCTTCAAGCACGTGAAGTACGGCCTCTTCTGGACACCCAACTGGTATCTGCTGATCTGGAAGGAGAAGGGCGTTTGGATGGTCCTCGATCTCAATGGACGCGACACGGACACCCTGAAGGCGAATCAGGACAGCGGCTATCCCGTGCTGCTGGCCTTCAAGTCGCTCGACAATGTCATCTGGCTGATCAAGAAGGAGAGTAATCTCGAAAAAACCGAGAGATTCACGCTGCGGGAGATCATCGTGGTGCGCCTTGTCACTCCCGGGGGCCCCGGGATCGAGGTACGCTCCTTCGATCGCGAGCATGGCGTGCGAATGAGCGAATTTGATGTGATTGCCTCCGATTATGCGTACGTCAAATCGAATCTACATCTGACACTCAATCCGAAGGATGCCCTGCGGAATCGCAGCGCCCTCCCGGTGGCCGTGGCCTCTGCTGTCGCCTCGAAGATCGATCATCCTGCCACCTGGGACCAGAAAACCTACGACAAGGTCATGTGCTATGGCGTCAACATGTGCAAGAACTGCTGGGAGCCGTGCAACGATCTCAACCAACCGATGGACCTCGACACGTTTCCGCGGCAGATCCGCATGGGCCAGTTCGTGGCCGAGATCCTGCTCTCGCCCAACATTTTCGAGGGCTGGTGGAAGTGCGTCCCGATGTACAAGTTCAACGACTTTCATCTGATGGTGGAGAAGGCCCTCGAGGAGAACGACTACGTGATCTTTCAGATCAACAATCAGATGTACTCGCTGTGGAAGAAGGGGGACTTCATCTACCTGATGGATCCCTATCGGCACCACATTGTCGGACGCATACTGGAGGAGGGCGAGGATCCTAAGAGCGCCTCGGTGCGGATGTTCGGCAACATCGATCGCCTGCTGAGTGTCTTCCATCAGGTACTGCTGGAGTCGAATCGGTCGGCCATCTTTCACATCCACGGCCTGAAGATCCGCAACATCACCGAGTGCCCGCCGGGCACGGCACCGGCCCTCCTGCCCGCCGACCAGGAAGTGGACGTGGCCTCGCTCAACGAGAACATCCGCTTCGATGAGAACTACGACAAGTGTCTGGAAGAGCTGGGCGACATCAGTGACTACGAGGAGGATCTGGCCTCCGAGATCGAGCCCATTGTCGAGATTAGCTCCTCGGAGGAGATGgtcgaggaggaggagggcgGCGAGGGcgaaggcggtggcggtggcgagGGGGACGAGGACGACGAGGATTAG